In Alphaproteobacteria bacterium, one genomic interval encodes:
- a CDS encoding type IV toxin-antitoxin system AbiEi family antitoxin domain-containing protein, translating to MESIEKQILHRLEGKRPGWIFTPKDLEDLGSSTSIEHILESLVKTGKIRHFTRGLYDFPKVENGFEILESVTS from the coding sequence ATGGAAAGCATTGAAAAGCAGATACTGCATCGTCTCGAGGGGAAGAGGCCTGGCTGGATTTTTACACCGAAAGATCTTGAGGATTTAGGATCCAGTACAAGTATTGAGCATATTTTGGAGTCTCTTGTGAAAACAGGAAAGATCAGACACTTTACCCGAGGACTTTACGATTTTCCCAAGGTTGAAAATGGCTTTGAGATTCTGGAATCTGTGACGTCCTAA